A DNA window from Anastrepha obliqua isolate idAnaObli1 chromosome 5, idAnaObli1_1.0, whole genome shotgun sequence contains the following coding sequences:
- the LOC129249154 gene encoding uncharacterized protein LOC129249154, with protein MSHSLVEIPQDQWPELRDLYEGQKKLSCAYNTLQCLIDWKAQNEALDIKIYSLDGEWRSDGTYVAVKKKPTNYVFLNTLNENQELLLTALKLVNIKEPLLIFGYPGRLMNTVEEFFVGEDFSKETFLADGTFWYYIDKEKAKQLPVNVPEGYTLRSLETKHAEQVNSIWPHRRNDSVHFVELLIAYNDSVGVFDGAGNLVAWSLRLPIGSLGLVHVVDTHKRLGLGSLVVSHMSKLIASKGLEVTAPVVFENKPSRSMFEKLGFQTIDKVYWSVIPERK; from the exons ATGTCGCATTCTTTGGTAGAAATTCCGCAAGATCAGTGGCCAGAGCTGCGCGATCTGTACGAGGGGCAGAAGAAGCTATCTTGCGCATATAATACGCTTCAGTGTTTAATTGATTGGAAAGCGCAAAATGAGGCACTGGACATTAAGATATACTCACTGGATGGGGAATGGCGAAGTGATGGCACTTATGTGGCGGTG AAAAAGAAACCAACAAACTACGTATTCCTGAATACACTTAACGAAAACCAAGAACTCTTACTAACTGCGCTGAAATTAGTGAATATCAAAGAGCCGCTTCTCATATTTGGCTACCCCGGACGTCTAATGAACACTGTGGAAGAGTTCTTTGTAGGAGAGGATTTTAGCAAAGAAACTTTTCTCGCGGACGGCACTTTTTGGTATTACATCGATAAAGAGAAGGCGAAGCAACTGCCAGTGAA cGTACCCGAAGGCTACACTCTACGTTCCTTGGAAACGAAGCATGCCGAGCAGGTCAACAGCATTTGGCCTCACCGTAGGAATGATTCAGTACATTTTGTAGAGCTATTAATTGCTTATAATGATAGTGTTGGAGTTTTTGATGGCGCCGGCAATTTAGTTGCCTGGTCTTTGAG ACTACCAATCGGGTCCTTGGGCTTAGTGCATGTAGTGGATACGCATAAACGTTTGGGTCTTGGCAGCTTGGTTGTTAGTCACATGTCCAAGTTGATTGCAAGCAAAGGCCTCGAAGTCACTGCACCAGTGGTGTTCGAGAATAAGCCGTCACGTTCCATGTTTGAGAAATTGGGTTTTCAAACAATTGATAAGGTTTATTGGTCAGTGATTCCAGaacgaaaatag
- the LOC129249153 gene encoding uncharacterized protein LOC129249153, whose translation MRHSLAPIPQSQWPELRDLYEEQKRLSSCYNTIQCFIDWKEQNKDVEINIFSLDGEWAQDGTYVGIINAPRINYVFINTLSENPARLLVALNTLKCNKPYMILGYHERLMPTVEQHYVDMDFKRENFKPSGLAWHHIEREKAEQFVVDVPQGYTLQRLETKHAELVNSLWPHREPGSIALVELLITYNDSVGVFDGTGNLVAWCLILPMGCLGLLQVLDTHKRMGFGNLAIRHMSKLIAARGLEVTAPVVFQNVASRSLFKKLGFKPVGNAYFVVVPIEC comes from the exons ATGCGGCATTCTTTAGCGCCTATTCCTCAATCTCAATGGCCCGAACTGCGAGATCTCTATGAGGAACAAAAAAGATTATCCAGCTGCTATAACACAATTCAATGTTTCATAGACTGGAAGGAGCAAAATAAGGATgtcgaaattaatattttttcgctgGATGGAGAATGGGCACAGGATGGTACCTACGTGGGGATT ATTAATGCACCGAGAATCAATTACGTATTCATCAATACGCTCAGCGAGAACCCCGCACGTTTACTTGTTGCACTCAATACGCTCAAATGCAATAAACCATATATGATCTTAGGCTATCATGAGCGCCTGATGCCCACTGTGGAACAACACTATGTAGATATGGATTTTAAGAGAGAGAATTTCAAGCCAAGTGGCCTTGCTTGGCATCACATAGAAAGAGAAAAAGCGGAACAATTTGTGGTGGA TGTACCGCAAGGTTACACATTGCAGCGTTTGGAGACGAAACATGCCGAACTGGTGAATAGCCTTTGGCCACACCGTGAACCTGGTTCGATAGCTTTAGTGGAACTTTTAATCACCTACAATGACAGCGTTGGAGTGTTTGATGGCACAGGAAATTTGGTTGCTTGGTGTTTGAT tttaccaATGGGCTGCTTGGGACTCTTGCAAGTGTTGGACACTCACAAACGTATGGGTTTTGGTAATCTTGCCATTCGTCATATGTCCAAATTAATTGCCGCAAGGGGCCTTGAAGTTACTGCTCCAGTTGTATTCCAGAATGTGGCGTCACGCTCGCTCTTCAAAAAATTGGGTTTCAAGCCAGTTGGTAATGCTTACTTTGTAGTTGTACCAATAGAGTGTTAA